The Streptomonospora litoralis genome window below encodes:
- a CDS encoding carbohydrate ABC transporter permease: MTARPWWKTALGVVLTAFMLFPVYWMVNVSLTRTQDLRGTPRWFPAAPTFDGYASALAQQLPALGTSLVIGFGCVALTVVIAAPAGYALAILRLRGGRTLNFLLLAAQMIPAVVMAMGFYAVYVNLGLLNTVWGLIVADSTIAVPFGVLLYSTFMAGIPRELVQAARIDGAGVWRIFRSIVLPVSRNSTVTVSLFAFLWAWSDFIFASTLNRAGEFVPITLGIYRYIGNNTTQWNAIMATAVVASLPAAILLVVAQRYVAAGVTAGAVKD; the protein is encoded by the coding sequence ATGACCGCCCGCCCCTGGTGGAAGACGGCGCTCGGAGTCGTGCTCACCGCGTTCATGCTGTTCCCCGTCTACTGGATGGTGAACGTGTCGCTGACGCGGACCCAGGATCTGCGCGGCACCCCGCGCTGGTTCCCCGCAGCCCCGACATTCGACGGCTACGCCTCCGCTCTGGCGCAGCAACTGCCGGCGCTGGGCACCAGCCTGGTGATCGGATTCGGCTGTGTCGCCCTGACCGTCGTGATCGCGGCTCCTGCCGGTTACGCACTCGCGATCCTCCGGCTGCGCGGCGGGCGCACACTGAACTTCCTGCTGCTGGCGGCCCAGATGATTCCGGCGGTGGTCATGGCCATGGGCTTCTACGCGGTCTATGTGAACCTGGGCCTGCTCAACACGGTCTGGGGCCTGATCGTGGCCGATTCGACGATCGCGGTCCCCTTCGGCGTGCTGCTGTACTCGACGTTCATGGCCGGCATCCCGCGCGAACTCGTCCAGGCCGCGCGCATCGACGGCGCCGGGGTGTGGCGCATCTTCCGCTCGATCGTGCTACCGGTCAGCAGGAACTCGACGGTCACCGTGTCGTTGTTCGCCTTCCTGTGGGCGTGGTCGGATTTCATCTTCGCCTCCACACTCAACCGGGCGGGAGAGTTCGTCCCGATCACGCTCGGCATCTACCGGTACATCGGAAACAACACCACCCAGTGGAACGCGATCATGGCCACCGCCGTGGTGGCGTCCCTTCCCGCGGCGATCCTGCTGGTCGTCGCGCAACGCTACGTGGCCGCCGGAGTGACCGCCGGCGCAGTGAAGGACTGA
- a CDS encoding aspartate aminotransferase family protein, protein MSELLARHRAVMPSWLALYYDHPIEITGGKGVRLTDADGNTYLDFFAGILTNMLGYDVAEVREAVERQLATGVVHTSTLYLLRGQVELAEKIARLSGIPDAKVFFANSGTEANETALLLATCARGSDQVLAMRNGYHGRSYGTVAVTGNRGWKNSALSPLNTHYLHGTDRDAPAFRAMSDAEYIDACVADLRDVLATATARDVACLIAEPVQGVGGFTMPPPGLFAAYKEVLDEEGVLFVSDEVQTGWGRTGTGFWGISEHGVVPDALTFAKGLGNGFAVGGVVARGDLMDGLTANGVSTFGGNPIAMAAANATLDYVLDHDLQANAARLGPVVLDGLRPLAELDTVGAVRGKGLMFSVEMVEPGGGAPSPQLASAVLEAARRRGLLIGKGGLRGNALRAAPPLTVDDADVREARDILVDAVTEVDAQAR, encoded by the coding sequence ATGTCGGAACTGCTCGCTCGCCACCGTGCCGTGATGCCCTCGTGGCTCGCCCTCTACTACGACCACCCGATCGAGATCACCGGCGGCAAGGGAGTGCGCCTCACCGACGCCGACGGCAACACCTACCTCGACTTCTTCGCCGGCATCCTCACCAACATGCTCGGCTACGACGTCGCCGAGGTGCGCGAGGCGGTCGAGCGCCAGCTCGCGACCGGCGTCGTGCACACCTCGACCCTGTACCTGCTGCGCGGCCAGGTCGAACTCGCCGAGAAGATCGCCCGGCTCTCCGGCATTCCCGACGCCAAGGTCTTCTTCGCCAACTCCGGAACCGAGGCCAACGAGACCGCGCTCCTGCTGGCCACCTGCGCCCGCGGCAGTGATCAGGTCCTGGCGATGCGCAACGGCTACCACGGCCGCTCCTACGGCACCGTCGCCGTCACCGGCAACCGCGGCTGGAAGAACTCCGCGCTGTCCCCGCTGAACACGCACTACCTGCACGGTACCGACCGCGATGCGCCCGCCTTCCGCGCCATGTCCGACGCCGAGTACATCGACGCCTGCGTGGCGGACCTGCGCGACGTGCTCGCCACTGCGACCGCCCGCGACGTCGCCTGCCTGATCGCGGAGCCCGTCCAGGGCGTCGGCGGCTTCACCATGCCTCCGCCCGGACTGTTCGCCGCCTACAAGGAGGTCCTCGACGAGGAGGGCGTGCTGTTCGTCTCCGACGAGGTGCAGACCGGCTGGGGCCGCACCGGCACCGGGTTCTGGGGGATCAGCGAGCACGGTGTCGTCCCCGACGCCCTGACCTTCGCGAAGGGCCTGGGCAACGGGTTCGCGGTCGGCGGCGTGGTGGCGCGCGGCGACCTGATGGACGGCCTCACCGCCAACGGCGTCTCCACCTTCGGCGGCAACCCGATCGCCATGGCCGCGGCGAACGCCACGCTGGACTACGTGCTCGACCACGACCTGCAGGCCAACGCCGCCCGCCTGGGCCCGGTCGTGCTCGACGGGCTGCGTCCGCTCGCCGAGCTGGACACGGTCGGCGCGGTGCGCGGCAAGGGCCTGATGTTCTCGGTCGAGATGGTCGAGCCCGGCGGCGGAGCGCCGTCCCCGCAGCTCGCCTCGGCGGTGCTGGAGGCGGCGCGGCGCCGCGGCCTGCTCATCGGCAAGGGCGGGTTGCGTGGCAACGCGCTGCGGGCGGCTCCGCCGCTCACCGTGGACGACGCCGACGTCCGCGAGGCCCGCGACATCCTCGTCGACGCCGTCACCGAGGTCGACGCCCAGGCGCGCTGA
- a CDS encoding carbohydrate ABC transporter permease, translating into MTRNLLHSAATSVEPARRASGGGAAGRAPAAPARRQQRRRFFPGDPQQWSAVGFAVPLLAYLVAFYAYPLWRNIELSLHGYTVRAFVQGDPEFVGFTNYVEVFTSDTFPVALFNTVVFTLVSIAFQYAIGLVLAVFFRANFRLSSVLRALFLVPWLLPLIVSSSTWAWMLNSENGIVNSVIEAFGGQQINWLTSPETALISVIIANIWLGIPFNLVILYSGLQQIPGELYEAASLDGASAWQRFRHITFPLLRPVTAITLLLGFIYTLKVVDVVWIMTTGGPGDASLILAVWSYREAFGTGQPEFSPAAAIGNLLIVLALVFGFIHLRMQRSWERK; encoded by the coding sequence ATGACGAGGAATCTCCTGCACTCAGCCGCAACCTCGGTCGAACCGGCGAGGCGTGCGTCCGGCGGCGGTGCGGCGGGCCGAGCGCCCGCCGCACCGGCTCGGCGGCAGCAACGCCGCCGGTTCTTCCCGGGCGATCCGCAGCAGTGGAGCGCGGTCGGATTCGCCGTTCCCCTCCTGGCGTATCTGGTGGCGTTCTACGCCTACCCGCTGTGGCGGAACATCGAGCTCAGCCTGCACGGCTACACCGTTCGGGCGTTCGTGCAAGGCGATCCCGAATTCGTCGGGTTTACGAACTACGTTGAGGTGTTCACCTCCGACACCTTCCCGGTCGCCCTGTTCAACACGGTGGTGTTCACTCTGGTGTCGATCGCGTTCCAGTACGCGATCGGCCTGGTGCTGGCCGTGTTCTTCCGGGCGAACTTCCGGTTGTCCAGTGTGCTGCGTGCGCTGTTCCTGGTGCCGTGGCTGCTGCCGCTGATCGTGTCGTCGTCGACGTGGGCGTGGATGCTCAACAGCGAGAACGGGATCGTGAACTCGGTCATCGAGGCATTCGGCGGCCAGCAGATCAACTGGCTCACCTCGCCGGAGACCGCCCTGATCTCGGTGATCATCGCCAACATCTGGCTGGGCATCCCGTTCAACCTGGTGATCCTGTACTCCGGTCTGCAGCAGATCCCCGGTGAGCTCTACGAGGCGGCGTCCCTGGACGGGGCCTCGGCTTGGCAGCGGTTCCGGCACATCACCTTTCCGCTGCTGCGCCCGGTCACCGCCATCACCCTGCTACTCGGGTTCATCTACACCCTCAAGGTGGTCGACGTCGTGTGGATCATGACGACCGGCGGACCGGGCGACGCGTCGCTCATCCTCGCCGTCTGGTCCTACCGCGAGGCATTCGGCACGGGCCAGCCGGAGTTCTCCCCGGCCGCCGCGATCGGCAATCTGCTGATCGTCCTCGCGCTGGTGTTCGGATTCATCCATCTGCGGATGCAGCGTTCCTGGGAGAGAAAATGA
- a CDS encoding glycoside hydrolase family 127 protein codes for MDNDTRASAVIVEPAAGPRRGIGLDEFRLADGFWERMQRSNSRNTLRHCLDWMDRLGWTANFDRVSEGATEDSRPGWQFSDSEIYKLLEALAWEYGRTGEAWVNALLESLVDRVAAAQDGDGYLNTCFGHAGQQPRYSDLASGHELYCTGHLLQAAAARARTVGPDKLVEVARRAADQVCRQFGPDGRAGLCGHPEIELGLAELGRVLHEPRYTEQARLFVERRGYGTLKAIPLLDASYFQDDVPVRAAAVWRGHAVRALYLAAGAADVAADTGDTGLLEAVERQWERTVERRTYLTGGMGSRHQDEGFGEDWELPPDRAYSETCAGIASVMVAWRLYLSTGEVRYADLMERTLYNVVAASPSPDGRSFFYANPLHQRTAAAGIRPDQVNPRAEGGVRAPWFDVSCCPTNLARTLAAWQGYAASVEGDTVTLLQYAAGELRPALDGGGELVLRITTEYPHDGAVRVEVVAAPDREVELRLRIPDWAHGATLADHAGERGVAPGWAHVRGVLVPGAIVDLHLPMEPRLTWPDVRIDAVRGCVAVERGPLVLCAESLDLPVSWSLDTVRIDAAHPPRAEGDGAVAWMTPVETPPNPAGAAGYPPYRSSAAPSREDSASAWRDVPLVPYYRWARRGSSAMRVFLPAAPNGSPATTGR; via the coding sequence GTGGACAACGACACCCGCGCCTCCGCCGTTATCGTCGAGCCCGCCGCCGGACCGCGCCGAGGCATCGGACTGGACGAGTTCCGACTGGCCGACGGTTTCTGGGAACGGATGCAGCGGTCGAATTCGCGCAACACCCTGCGCCACTGCCTGGACTGGATGGACCGGCTGGGTTGGACCGCGAACTTCGACCGGGTGTCGGAGGGCGCGACCGAGGACTCCCGCCCGGGGTGGCAGTTCTCCGATTCCGAGATATACAAGTTGCTGGAGGCCCTGGCCTGGGAATACGGCCGTACAGGCGAAGCCTGGGTGAATGCGCTGCTCGAATCGCTCGTCGACCGGGTCGCCGCGGCGCAGGACGGCGACGGCTACCTCAACACGTGCTTCGGACACGCCGGACAGCAGCCTCGCTACTCCGACCTGGCATCGGGACACGAGCTGTACTGCACGGGCCACCTGCTGCAGGCCGCCGCCGCGCGGGCGCGCACCGTCGGGCCGGACAAACTCGTGGAGGTCGCCCGCCGAGCCGCCGATCAGGTATGCCGCCAGTTCGGACCGGACGGCCGCGCGGGCCTGTGCGGGCACCCGGAGATCGAGCTCGGCCTCGCCGAGTTGGGGCGCGTCTTGCACGAACCCCGCTATACCGAGCAGGCGCGCTTGTTCGTGGAACGGCGCGGATACGGCACGCTGAAAGCGATCCCGCTGTTGGACGCGTCCTACTTCCAGGACGACGTCCCCGTACGCGCGGCGGCGGTGTGGCGGGGCCACGCGGTGCGAGCGCTCTACCTGGCGGCCGGGGCAGCCGACGTGGCCGCTGACACGGGCGACACGGGGCTGCTGGAGGCCGTCGAGCGGCAGTGGGAGCGCACGGTCGAGCGACGCACCTACCTGACCGGCGGCATGGGCTCGCGCCATCAGGACGAGGGCTTCGGCGAGGACTGGGAGTTGCCGCCGGACCGCGCCTACTCCGAGACGTGCGCGGGGATCGCCTCCGTCATGGTGGCGTGGCGGCTCTACCTCTCCACCGGCGAGGTGCGCTACGCGGACCTGATGGAGCGCACACTCTACAACGTGGTCGCCGCCTCTCCGAGCCCCGACGGGCGCTCCTTCTTCTACGCCAACCCATTGCACCAGCGCACCGCCGCTGCCGGTATACGGCCGGACCAGGTGAACCCGCGTGCCGAGGGGGGCGTGCGGGCGCCCTGGTTCGACGTCTCGTGCTGCCCGACGAATCTCGCACGCACACTCGCGGCCTGGCAGGGCTACGCCGCCTCGGTCGAGGGCGACACCGTGACACTGCTTCAGTACGCGGCCGGCGAACTTCGCCCGGCTCTGGACGGGGGCGGTGAACTCGTGCTGCGCATCACGACCGAATACCCGCACGACGGCGCCGTACGCGTCGAGGTCGTCGCGGCGCCCGATCGCGAGGTTGAGCTGCGGCTGCGGATTCCGGACTGGGCGCACGGAGCCACGCTGGCCGATCACGCCGGCGAGCGCGGCGTCGCACCCGGTTGGGCGCACGTCCGCGGCGTGCTCGTCCCCGGGGCGATCGTCGACCTCCATCTTCCGATGGAACCCCGCCTTACCTGGCCTGATGTCCGCATCGACGCGGTACGCGGCTGCGTGGCCGTCGAGCGCGGACCGCTCGTGCTCTGCGCGGAATCGCTCGACCTGCCGGTATCATGGTCGCTCGACACCGTCCGCATCGACGCCGCACACCCGCCGCGGGCCGAAGGAGACGGTGCGGTCGCGTGGATGACCCCGGTGGAGACCCCCCCGAACCCGGCGGGCGCCGCAGGGTACCCCCCGTACCGGTCGTCGGCGGCGCCATCGCGCGAGGACAGCGCGTCCGCTTGGCGCGATGTGCCCCTCGTCCCCTACTACCGATGGGCGCGGCGGGGAAGCTCGGCGATGCGGGTGTTCCTCCCGGCCGCCCCTAACGGGTCACCGGCGACGACCGGCCGCTGA
- a CDS encoding VTT domain-containing protein, with protein sequence MTEFLTRIGPAFLFGAASALFPVLNVELYLVGMGALGGGVLFGMAVAAGLGQTLAKLPYYYVGRGALNIPWLKRRAETPSRWAERMERWRAKVEGRPLWTTGLVAVSSLTSIPPFMVVAVLAGTLRMPLVSFAVVTFLTRTVRFAVLVYAPGVAMALL encoded by the coding sequence GTGACCGAGTTCCTGACCCGGATCGGGCCGGCCTTCCTCTTCGGCGCCGCGTCCGCTCTCTTCCCGGTGCTGAACGTCGAGCTGTACCTGGTCGGCATGGGGGCGCTGGGCGGCGGAGTGCTGTTCGGCATGGCGGTGGCGGCCGGACTCGGCCAGACACTTGCCAAACTGCCCTACTACTACGTGGGCCGCGGCGCGCTGAACATCCCCTGGCTCAAGCGCCGCGCCGAGACACCGTCGCGGTGGGCCGAGCGGATGGAGCGCTGGCGCGCCAAGGTCGAAGGGCGCCCGCTGTGGACCACGGGACTGGTCGCGGTCAGCTCGCTCACCAGCATCCCGCCGTTCATGGTCGTCGCCGTGCTCGCCGGTACGCTGCGCATGCCGCTGGTGAGCTTCGCCGTGGTGACCTTCCTGACGCGCACCGTCCGCTTCGCGGTCCTCGTCTACGCTCCCGGCGTGGCGATGGCGCTGCTCTAG
- a CDS encoding RNA-guided endonuclease InsQ/TnpB family protein: protein MNRHRKRQAALRAKLQAKKTTSAKRRLKTRRRREARHVANTNHTIAKQIVTEAERTSSGIALEDLTGIRQRVRLCRPQRVAIHSWAFAQLAAFITYKAKRAGVPLVQVDPAYTSRECAECHHIDTRNRLDRARFVCRSCGVVAHADRNASRTIAVRGEAAWNAGRASRVPAAP, encoded by the coding sequence TTGAACCGCCACCGCAAGCGCCAGGCCGCCCTGCGGGCCAAACTCCAGGCCAAGAAGACGACATCGGCGAAACGCCGGCTGAAGACGCGGCGGCGCAGGGAAGCGCGCCACGTTGCGAACACCAACCACACCATCGCCAAGCAGATCGTGACCGAGGCTGAACGCACCTCATCCGGTATCGCCCTGGAAGACCTGACGGGCATCCGGCAGAGGGTACGGCTTTGCAGGCCCCAACGGGTCGCGATCCATTCCTGGGCCTTCGCCCAGCTCGCCGCCTTCATCACCTACAAGGCCAAGCGGGCCGGGGTCCCGCTGGTGCAGGTGGATCCGGCCTACACCAGCCGGGAATGCGCCGAATGCCATCACATCGACACGAGGAACCGCCTCGATCGGGCCCGGTTCGTGTGCCGGTCGTGCGGGGTCGTTGCCCACGCCGACCGCAACGCTTCCCGCACCATCGCCGTACGCGGCGAGGCTGCGTGGAATGCGGGGCGTGCGTCACGCGTCCCTGCCGCCCCGTAA
- a CDS encoding Lrp/AsnC family transcriptional regulator, which translates to MTDHDDSAPAARKNAPLDVTAKRIIEQLQQDGRRSYAAIGKAVGLSEAAVRQRVQRLLETGVVQVVGVTDPVMLGFSRQAMIGVRADGDLTAVADEIGELAGVDYVVVTAGSFDILVEIVAADDDRLLELLSAIRAVPAVTGTETFLYLKPRKQSRAWGTR; encoded by the coding sequence GTGACCGACCACGACGATTCGGCGCCGGCCGCTCGGAAGAACGCCCCTCTCGATGTGACGGCCAAGCGCATCATCGAGCAGCTGCAGCAGGACGGACGGCGCTCCTACGCCGCCATCGGCAAGGCCGTGGGCTTGTCCGAGGCGGCCGTGCGCCAGCGTGTCCAGCGCCTGCTGGAGACGGGGGTCGTCCAGGTCGTGGGAGTGACCGACCCGGTGATGCTCGGCTTCAGCCGCCAGGCCATGATCGGGGTCCGCGCCGACGGCGACCTGACCGCCGTGGCCGACGAGATCGGCGAACTGGCGGGGGTCGACTATGTGGTGGTGACGGCCGGGTCCTTCGACATCCTGGTGGAGATCGTGGCGGCCGACGACGACCGACTGCTGGAGCTGCTCAGCGCCATCCGCGCGGTGCCCGCCGTCACCGGCACGGAGACCTTCCTGTACCTGAAGCCGCGCAAGCAGAGCCGCGCCTGGGGCACCCGCTGA
- a CDS encoding sugar ABC transporter substrate-binding protein encodes MLHSRRTRATRTVSASVVAASVVLAGACSSAGTGGGHEADTYTWWDPYPQHQEGSAWAKRVSDCGEQAGVQIERTPSDTTDLTNRALLAAQEGTSPDIILLDNPALPTLADTGMLATVGELGLEVGDVDKNLLAPGVVDGETYGIPIGANTLGLYYNAEILQAAGVDPQSITDWKSLTDALAEVTDNGDNGITFAAIGTEEGSFQFLPWFWGSGAELRDLDSPDAAEALELWKGWLQKGYAPDSVLTNSQNTTWEEFLTGEFAFGVNGTWQVNSAAEAGFDTGVIQIPAQDGGVAPTPTGGEFIVAPLQTETDRYDVTRQIVECMTTPKGFVETATTFAYYIPPTTEGQEALLQEQPDLEPWVQAVRDAKGRTSDNLGTDYPKISEAMWTAVQNALSGSATPSEALDQAQTEAESATGE; translated from the coding sequence CGGTCGTCCTCGCCGGCGCGTGCTCGTCGGCCGGCACCGGCGGCGGCCACGAAGCCGACACCTACACGTGGTGGGACCCCTACCCGCAGCACCAGGAGGGCTCCGCCTGGGCGAAGCGCGTAAGCGACTGCGGCGAGCAGGCCGGCGTGCAGATCGAACGCACGCCCTCCGACACCACCGATCTGACCAACCGCGCCCTGCTCGCCGCCCAGGAGGGCACAAGCCCCGACATCATCCTGCTCGACAACCCCGCGCTGCCCACCCTGGCGGACACCGGCATGCTCGCAACCGTCGGTGAACTCGGCCTGGAGGTGGGCGACGTCGACAAGAACCTCCTGGCCCCGGGTGTCGTGGACGGCGAGACCTACGGCATCCCCATCGGAGCCAACACGCTGGGGCTCTACTACAACGCCGAGATACTGCAGGCCGCCGGTGTCGACCCGCAGTCGATCACCGACTGGAAGTCGCTGACGGACGCGCTCGCCGAGGTCACCGACAACGGCGACAACGGCATCACCTTCGCCGCCATCGGCACAGAGGAGGGCTCCTTCCAGTTCCTGCCGTGGTTCTGGGGCTCCGGGGCCGAACTGCGCGATCTCGACTCGCCCGATGCGGCCGAGGCGCTGGAGCTGTGGAAAGGCTGGCTGCAGAAGGGCTATGCCCCCGACTCGGTGCTGACCAACTCCCAGAACACCACCTGGGAGGAGTTCTTGACCGGCGAATTCGCGTTCGGGGTGAACGGCACCTGGCAGGTCAACAGCGCCGCAGAAGCCGGATTCGACACCGGCGTCATCCAGATCCCGGCCCAGGACGGAGGCGTGGCGCCCACACCGACCGGCGGAGAGTTCATCGTGGCCCCCCTGCAGACGGAGACCGACCGCTACGACGTCACCCGGCAGATCGTGGAGTGCATGACCACGCCCAAGGGCTTCGTCGAGACGGCCACGACCTTCGCCTACTACATCCCGCCGACCACCGAGGGCCAGGAGGCGCTGCTGCAGGAGCAGCCCGACCTCGAACCGTGGGTCCAGGCGGTGCGCGACGCCAAGGGCCGCACGAGCGACAACCTCGGCACCGACTACCCGAAGATCTCCGAGGCGATGTGGACCGCGGTGCAGAACGCGCTCTCGGGCTCGGCGACACCCTCCGAGGCCCTGGACCAGGCGCAGACCGAGGCCGAATCGGCTACCGGCGAATGA
- a CDS encoding carbon-nitrogen hydrolase family protein: protein MVHVAVAQFAPGEDKMANLATAGRLVAEAAERGAGVVLLPEYAMFTAPRTDQRFVEAAEPLDGAFVGGLSRLAAESGAVVVAGVNEQVAGGTRFRNTLVALDPGGGIAARYRKLHLYDAFGVTESDVVEPGEIEEPQTFSLGGLTFGLQTCYDLRFPEVTRRIADSGAQVLLLAAEWVPGPLKEDHWETLVRARAIENTLYVAAAGQNAPTGAGNSMIVDPMGTRVVSLGEQTGVAVAPISENRLAQVRTQNPALRLRRFRVTPVT from the coding sequence ATGGTCCACGTCGCAGTCGCGCAGTTCGCCCCAGGCGAAGACAAAATGGCGAACCTGGCGACCGCGGGACGGCTGGTCGCCGAAGCGGCCGAGCGCGGGGCCGGGGTGGTGCTGCTGCCCGAGTACGCGATGTTCACCGCGCCGCGGACCGATCAGCGGTTCGTGGAGGCGGCCGAGCCGCTGGACGGGGCTTTCGTCGGCGGCCTGTCCCGCTTGGCCGCCGAGTCCGGCGCGGTGGTGGTCGCCGGTGTGAACGAGCAGGTGGCCGGAGGCACCCGCTTCCGCAATACGCTGGTGGCGCTGGACCCCGGGGGCGGCATCGCGGCCCGGTACCGCAAGCTGCATCTCTACGACGCCTTCGGAGTGACCGAGTCCGACGTCGTCGAGCCCGGAGAGATCGAGGAGCCGCAGACGTTCTCCCTCGGCGGCCTCACCTTCGGCCTGCAGACATGCTACGATCTGCGCTTCCCCGAGGTGACCCGGCGCATCGCCGACTCCGGCGCGCAGGTGCTGCTGCTCGCCGCCGAGTGGGTGCCGGGGCCGCTGAAGGAGGACCACTGGGAGACGCTGGTCCGGGCGCGTGCGATCGAGAACACCCTCTACGTGGCGGCGGCCGGGCAGAACGCTCCGACGGGCGCCGGAAACAGCATGATCGTCGACCCCATGGGCACCCGCGTCGTGTCCCTCGGTGAGCAGACCGGGGTTGCGGTCGCCCCTATCTCCGAGAACCGCTTGGCGCAGGTGCGGACGCAGAACCCCGCTCTGCGCCTGCGCCGGTTCAGGGTGACTCCCGTCACCTGA
- a CDS encoding PucR family transcriptional regulator has translation MLPTLADVLELPAVQRARPRVAVGADRLDVTVRWVHIAEVTDLAHLLRGGELVLTTGIAMPDDPESLQAYIDGIASAGVAGIAVELGRKYRAELPEELLRPAGDAGIPVVALEREARFVEITEAVHIRVVNQQLEELRESERLHEVFTELSVEGAHPARVLREIAELSGCPVVLENLAHQVLVCDLNGEDPGRLLASWENRSRGVRVRGRTTHDSPTGWLVTMVGARGQDWGRLILITGAAPTPRQTMLIERAATTLALGRLLERHQESLERQTHRTIIAGIIDRAYSDPEEALVRARAVGVPLSGRPLVGLVLRLREPGTGLAAQARLSDTAEGVARACRALRATALVGSIDDMRVGVLMAVPATGGLESHLHRLAEAIRERVGAESVLAVGSTAEGVRDVRRSFLEARQVGDVALHQQDGSGDRPFYRLPDLHLRGLLHLFRDDERLQTYVERELGPLLDYDARHGSDLTEMLRHYLSAGRNKALAASHAHLSRPAFYERLRRISHVLEADLDSVETSLSLHVALLSLDSVRGRLSSST, from the coding sequence GTGCTGCCCACCCTCGCCGACGTGCTCGAACTTCCGGCCGTCCAGCGCGCGCGCCCGCGTGTGGCGGTCGGCGCCGACCGTCTCGACGTCACGGTGCGCTGGGTGCACATCGCCGAGGTGACCGACCTCGCCCACCTGCTGCGCGGCGGCGAGCTCGTGCTGACCACCGGCATCGCCATGCCCGACGACCCCGAGTCCCTGCAGGCCTACATCGACGGCATCGCCTCGGCGGGCGTCGCCGGGATCGCCGTCGAGCTGGGCCGCAAGTACCGCGCGGAGTTGCCCGAGGAGCTGCTGCGCCCTGCCGGGGACGCGGGAATCCCGGTCGTGGCTCTGGAGCGCGAGGCCCGGTTCGTCGAGATCACCGAGGCCGTGCACATTCGCGTGGTCAACCAGCAGCTGGAGGAGCTGCGCGAATCCGAGCGGTTGCACGAGGTGTTCACCGAACTCTCGGTCGAGGGGGCGCACCCGGCCCGGGTACTGCGCGAGATCGCCGAGTTGTCGGGCTGCCCGGTCGTGCTGGAGAACCTGGCCCACCAGGTGCTGGTGTGCGACCTGAACGGCGAGGATCCCGGGCGGCTGCTGGCCTCGTGGGAGAACCGTTCGCGCGGCGTGCGCGTCCGGGGGCGCACCACCCACGACTCCCCCACCGGTTGGCTGGTGACTATGGTGGGCGCCCGCGGCCAGGACTGGGGGCGGCTCATCCTGATCACCGGTGCGGCGCCGACTCCGCGCCAGACCATGCTGATCGAGCGCGCGGCCACCACACTGGCGCTGGGGCGCCTGCTGGAGCGCCACCAGGAGAGCCTGGAGCGGCAGACGCACCGCACCATCATCGCCGGGATCATCGACCGCGCCTACTCCGACCCCGAGGAGGCGCTGGTGCGGGCCCGCGCGGTCGGAGTCCCCCTCTCCGGACGCCCGCTGGTAGGCCTGGTGCTGCGGCTGCGCGAGCCCGGCACCGGTCTGGCCGCACAGGCGCGGCTCTCCGATACCGCCGAGGGGGTGGCCCGCGCCTGCCGGGCGCTGCGCGCGACGGCGCTCGTGGGATCGATCGACGACATGCGGGTGGGCGTGCTGATGGCGGTCCCGGCGACGGGCGGCCTGGAGTCGCACCTGCACCGGCTGGCGGAGGCCATCCGCGAGCGGGTCGGCGCGGAGTCGGTGCTGGCGGTCGGCTCCACCGCCGAGGGCGTCCGCGACGTCCGGCGGTCGTTCCTGGAGGCGCGGCAGGTGGGCGACGTCGCGCTGCACCAGCAGGACGGCAGCGGCGACCGCCCGTTCTACCGGCTGCCCGATCTGCACCTGCGCGGTCTGCTGCACCTCTTCCGCGACGACGAGCGCCTGCAGACCTACGTAGAAAGGGAGCTGGGGCCGCTGCTGGACTACGACGCACGCCACGGCAGCGACCTCACCGAGATGCTGCGCCACTACCTGTCGGCCGGACGCAACAAGGCGCTGGCCGCCTCGCACGCCCACCTTTCGCGTCCGGCCTTCTACGAGCGGTTGCGGCGCATCTCCCATGTGCTGGAGGCCGATCTCGACTCGGTCGAGACCTCCCTTTCGCTGCATGTGGCGCTGCTGTCGTTGGACTCGGTCCGGGGCAGGCTGTCCTCGTCAACTTGA